A single region of the Myripristis murdjan chromosome 3, fMyrMur1.1, whole genome shotgun sequence genome encodes:
- the fbxo22 gene encoding F-box only protein 22 produces MGENPDFSGASQDSKAEYILSNVAEVVERILTFIPTKSLLRIASVCRLWRNCARRVLRTQQKLTWVSACGPSDSEVHALCTSLAEEVEKVFLLPKTVLAMVDSDTFNGHAFCYRQNKARKSRHSPDTVEELNLLFPKGCDIMGIATPGIVLTPSGSYSSPPEEHQEGEAGYAIMFPSMEGVHIKPFHFCKKTISPSALVEAGLVDNPELRVVLMFVYEAYKSGAARFLNQVLEPLAKSKALIAGGLVESVFSPPRQCCGQGAYGVVGLALSGPKVQGASVLLEQDISSPKAAEATIRRLKAAKIPERNTLGFMFACVGRGHNYYNNQSNVEADAFRKVFPNIPLFGLFGNGEIGCDRIVKDDYTLCDTETDSLQHEYTTVMTLVHLG; encoded by the exons ATGGGGGAAAATCCAGATTTCTCAGGCGCTTCGCAAGACAGCAAAGCCGAGTACATACTTAGCAACGTTGCAGAGGTGGTTGAGAGGATTTTGACATTTATACCGACCAAATCTCTCCTCCGGATCGCCAG TGTGTGCAGGCTGTGGAGGAACTGTGCTCGCAGGGTGCTGAGGACCCAGCAGAAGCTGACCTGGGTGTCAGCCTGCGGCCCGTCCGACTCGGAGGTCCATGCCCTCTGCACcagcctggccgaggaggtggaG AAAGTGTTTCTCCTGCCCAAAACAGTTCTTGCAATGGTAGACAGTGACACCTTCAATGGACATGCATTTTGCTACAGACAGAATAAAG CGAGAAAAAGTCGCCACAGTCCAGACACGGTTGAGGAACTGAACCTGCTCTTCCCCAAAGGCTGTGACATCATGGGCATTGCTACACCAGGCATAGTCT tgACTCCCAGTGGTTCTTACTCCAGCCCTCCTGAGGAGCACCAGGAGGGGGAGGCAGGTTACGCCATTATGTTCCCCAGCATGGAGGGCGTCCACATCAAGCCCTTTCATTTCTGCAAGAAAACCATCTCCCCATCTGCTCTGGTGGAAGCAG GACTAGTTGATAACCCTGAGCTGCGTGTGGTACTGATGTTTGTCTATGAGGCATATAAGTCTGGGGCAGCACGTTTCCTCAACCAGGTGCTGGAGCCGCTTGCCAAGAGCAAAGCACTCATCGCTGGTGGGCTTGTAGAAAGtgtcttctctcctcccagACAGTG cTGTGGCCAAGGTGCATACGGTGTGGTCGGCCTGGCCTTGAGCGGCCCCAAGGTCCAGGGGGCGTCGGTGCTCCTAGAGCAGGACATCAGCAGCCCCAAAGCGGCCGAAGCCACTATCCGCCGGCTAAAGGCAGCTAAGATTCCAGAGAGGAACACATTAGGTTTCATGTTCGCCTGCGTGGGGAGAGGCCACAACTACTATAACAACCAGAGCAATGTAGAGGCGGATGCCTTCCGCAAAGTCTTCCCCAACATCCCGCTCTTCGGCTTGTTCGGCAATGGCGAGATTGGCTGCGACCGAATCGTTAAAGACGACTACACGCTATGCGACACTGAAACGGACAGTCTGCAGCACGAATACACCACAGTCATGACCTTGGTCCATCtaggctga